The following DNA comes from Brachyhypopomus gauderio isolate BG-103 unplaced genomic scaffold, BGAUD_0.2 sc792, whole genome shotgun sequence.
acccacactctccccacactccacccactctccacccacactctaccccacactccacccactctccacccacactctccccacactccacccacactctcctcacgctctccccacactccacccactctccacccacactctccctacactccacccacactctcctcacgctctcccacactctccccacactctccccacactccacccactctcctcacgctctcccccacactctacccacactccacccacactctcccccactctccacccacactctccccacactccacccacactctccccacactccacccactctccacccacactctcccccacactccacccacactctcctcacgctctccccacactccacccacactctcctcacgctctccccacactccacccacactctccccacactctacccactctccacccacactctccccacactccacccacactccacccacactctcctcacgctctccccacactccacccacactctcctcacagctctccccacactccacccacactctccccacactccacccactctccacccacactctccccactctccaccccacactccacccactctccacccacacactccccacactctccccacactccccacactcactccccacactcactccccacactccccacactctccccacactccacccacactctccccacactctccccacactccacccacactctccccacactccacccacactccacccacactctcctcacgctctccccacactccacccactctccacccacactctccccacactcctcccacactctcctcacgctctccccacactccacccacactccacccacactctcctcacgctctccccacactctacccactctccacccacactctccccacactccacccacactctcctcacgctctccccacactccacccacactccacccacactctcctcacgctctccccacactccacccacactctccccacactccacccactctccacccacactctccccactctccacccacactccacccacactctccccacactccacccactctccacccacactcctcacgctctccccacactccacccacgctctcctcacgctctccccacactccacccacactctccccacactctacccacactctccccacactccacccacactctccccacactctccccacactccacccactctccacccacactctccccacactccacccacactctccccacactctccccactcactccccacactccccacactctccccacactccactcacactccccacactccacccacactctccccacactccacccacactctccccacactccccacactccccacactctccccacactccacccacactctccccacactccccacactctccccacactccacccacactctccccacactccacccacactctccccacactccacccactctccacccacactccacccacactccccacactcactccccatactccccacactccacccacactctccccacactcacttcccacactccacccacactctcctcacgctctccccacactctccccacacttcccccactcactccccacactcactccccactctccacccacactccccacactcactccccacactccacccacactccccccacactccccacactcactccccacactcactccccacactcAGGTGCAGGTGACACTTGGCCCAGCTGTATAATGGCTCTGATTACAGACCATTTCTCTCTCTGGCCCTTAACTCTTGTAATTTCTCATTCAGCTCTCCCTGTGCTCTCATTCTCATCCTTTCTCTCTTGCTCGCTCTGcgtctgtttgtctctctctctctctctctctctctctctatctgtctctctctctgcctggttGCTTcacctcttctctttctccGTTCTACTCGTTCCTCCCTCAGTTTTCATGCCTCTTTTTCTGTGTGCTCTCTGGCTTCAGAGAACAGAGTGAGATGAAGGAAGCCATTGTTTCCCTTGTCAGAAAATGagcggaagagagagagagggggatagagcacgtgtgtgtgtgtgtgtgtgtacgtacctgctgagagagaggagtgtgttgaCGTGATGGTGCACTGAGTCTCTTTATGCTGTCACTAACTGTGAGGCCCCTGCCAGCCCCTCACACCAGAGACCAGGAGGTAGAGAAGCTGCTTAATTTTTCATCCTGTATGAAATATTACTCGCCAGACTTCTAATGAAATCTTCCTCGACAGCCCGTTCTAcagcccccccctctccccaccctctctctctctccctttccctctttccctctctctctctctctctcattactgATGCATACATTTGAACTTCTGCAAGAATGCTTGCAAACTTTTCTTCGTGGTTTCTGCCTTTGCGTCTTTCCGTGCTGTCGTCTGCCGTGTTTATCTGTCCCTGCTCCCTGTGTTTGTTCccactgtgtgcgtgtgctcggacggaggcgtggggggggggggggggggcatggggtGGGGTTAAAGCagcgtgggggggggtggggcacTTCCTCTGCTGTCTGTCATCCTCTGCGTCTTTCGGGCTCCTGGTACATAACACCCATGCGTAGTGTAGTGGAATACATACAGATGATGTTTCACACTCATTGTCTCtctttacctgtgtgtgtgtgtgtgtgtgtgtgtgtgtgtgtgtgtaccacttTAAATATGGACTGCTACTaactgggctgcccaatggaggatggattCTTTTGAGTCtcggtcctcccaaggtttcttcctaatccacctagggagtttctcctcgccactgtcgcccctggCTTGATCATTaaggatctggacccatgcgcttgtaaagctgctttgtgacagcaTATGTTGTAAAATAGACCCCTATATAAATACATCTGACTGAATCTGACGTGTGTTTTTGCGTCGCAGACCCGGGGGCGGTGGTGGAGGCACACAGTGCAGTACCGTATGCCGTCATAGGGGGCGTCTTGGCTCTGCTGGTCTTCACCGTCATCTGCGTGCTCATCATCACCATCTGGTGCTCGGTTCGACAGAAAGGTGAGTGGTTCCCTCCCCTGTTGTCCCCAACCCTGACTCCCCTGCCCTCTAGAGCGCCCCCTCTTGGTAACACCAGAGATTTAGTTATTGTGATAAATACATAATTCTCCGTACACACTATATACATGTTTTCTGTCTCAGTTACTTGCCTCTGATATCCTGTGCATCTGTGCTGTGCCTCAGATGAGCTCTGAACAATCATTATATTTCAGTAAAAACACAGAAGAGGTGAACTTTCATTCCCTCAGtggaaaacagagcaaacccCAAACACCTGAGGCAGGAGCAGGATCGGTTGTACGATCGAGCGCGGCGGAGAACACAACCAGCGGGGACCTCCTGAAGAGCAGAGTGCAGGCTGTCCAGCGCCGCTCTGGAGGAGCCCAGGCACCCCGAGGAGAACCTGAGGGAGCAGGGCCATCAAACGGAGACTTGGCCACGAAGACGAAGACTTCCAGCCCAGCTCGGGAGGAGCGGAGTGGGGAGCCGCTGAGAGACCCCTGAGGGAGCTTTGGCAAGGTCTCCCAGTTCTGCCTCTGCCACATTCCCCATGGCCGCCggagacatgggagacacacaGGAGGACAGACAAGAGGAGAGACACGGGGCCTGATGGGTTTACAGCCCCTTTAATTGACCGTGTCAAGCCTCGATCGTGTACAAAATACATTACTTTCCTTACTTCGCTTCCCTTAAGAGCTGCTGGCACCCTGGTGGCCCCGTGCCAAGGACGATAACACCTGCTAACGGTTCCCCCACAGAGTGGGAGGCGCCGTGGGACGTACCCTGTCTCGATGTTTCAGTGTTGGACAGCCCACTCGTCAGTCAAGCTGACAGCCTATCACGCGTACAGTTCATCAGCAGGAATCAAAAAAATAGTTGTGCCCTTGGGTTGGCCAACGAGCTCACAGGTCGGTGATTAATCAGTCGGCATGGAAATGGCGGAATCTGTGGCGTGAGGCCGTTGAAAAGCCTGGACCCCGGTCGCACGTTCCCGTCTTCTTTCTCCTTTTTTAATGACCTCATCGGCAGCTGCTTTATGCTCCAGAAAGAAGGTCGGTCCCCACGCAAGATTGCTTTTTTAATTAAGCCTCCATTCGGGCTCGGGGACTGGAGCTCAAAGCGTCGGGGGGTAAAACCGCCGGCTCATAATGGCGCGAGTGAAAAGGTTACGTGGCCCGGCCGGCCTGCTTTCTGCGCACCGAACAATGTTAGTGGTGATTATACATCCAATTAATTTGTGATTAATTAGGACTTACCATTGTCCGTGTCTGCCCCTCTCCTCCAAACCCAGGCCCCATTTCCCTTTCCCCCTGCTAATGGCTCCAAGTTTGTCAAGCGGCACGCAAAGAAAAGCATCGGTCTTCGTGTGGATCCGATTGGGCTGGAAGAGGAGGAACGTCAGGGTCAGCTGTCAAACGATGTGGACGCCGACAGCAGAGACGGCCCAGAAGCCCCGGGACTTTCTCGCCTTGAACCTGGACGGACATTCCGAGTGACGGCTCATGAATCAGACATGAAAGAGCTCGCGACGGCCGCGCTGGACGTGGCACCTGGCCGGCAGCACCGCGGTCAGCTTTATCACATCATCAGCGATTCCACTTCCCTTatctctggtgcacctgtctctgtctgtctccgactgtctccacctgtctccaccTGTGTTTGCCTCCCCGTCCGCTGAAGAGCGTCCAGGGTTCCCTGATTAGTGGGCGACTGCGGACGTGCCTAGTTGACCATTAATTTTACACTTTTAGCTGGTGGAAAATGAGGAAAGGAAAAAGGAGCCTTTTCACGAGGATGAATTCCTATGCTGGGTTGGGAGTTGTGCTGATTTATCGATGGCATCGATAACATCGACGATTAAAAATCAAATAAGCAAATAATTACTTTATCGATTATTTTTCGTTTCTGCGTAGCTGGCATTGTCACTTCAAggaggaagtgaaaaacgtTGGAAGTACGTAGAAGGTGGCAGCAGGGAAAAGCATGATTGAACTCGCACAAAGTACACGGGAGTCTTTTAAGAGTTTTCAAAAGCTGAACTTGTATGGCGCAGGAAAGACACGACCGTCATGCGCTGCCTGAAACAGCCTGCAGAACGAACAGCGTCATTACGTACGCATCTCGTGTCCTTCCACACTAAAACTGCTAGAAAGGCTGACTACTTCGTTTCTACTGACTAGAGAGAGCCAAGGGGCTTTCTGTAGAATTCAGCCAGGAGCAATTTCATTAGAGttttgtgtggctgtgtttaaAGTCTCAGTATGTGTGTCTTTTAAAGTCTCAGTATGTGTGTCTTCAGCGGTAATACAGGTGTGCAGGTGGTCCAGGAGTTTCCAGGTAGAATTTCTCATGAAGAAAAATCTTAAAAGTGATAACTGAAAATAAGCACTCGCAAATTTAGCAGAGAAGCCCTTTGGCAATGAAGAAAATCCCTTACGTTGGAGAAAAGTTTCCAAAAACTAGTACATTTGTGGACCTATAGCATAAATATTCATATTTTCTTAAAAAAACTTTGGGCAAGTTGATGTTAAAAGCTACCACGAGAAAAATCTGATTAAACAATGAATTGAACCAGCAACAGATTATATATGTTAATCTCTCTTCTCTGCCTCTGTAACTCTCTCTTGTTCTATaacattctctccctctctctatctctctctctgttacactCTCTCTGtaactctctctgttctctccttctctccttcttgCTCTATgatctccccctttctctctcctactctctgtgaAACACTAACATCCTAACacactgcttctctctctccttctctccctcgctctctgcaatgctctctctctctctccacctttctCCAGGGTCGTATCTGACGCATGAGGCCAGCGGGCTGGACGAGCACGGTGAGGTACAGGAAGCCTTCCTCAACGGAACCGACACCAGCCAGGGCAAGAAGGAGTATCTACTGTAACAGAGCAGACGCCACAgccaccgacacacacacacacacacacacacacacacacacacacactcccgcaGCGTTCACATGCGCACAGCTCCACCACACCCAGCCCTTTTGACAAAACAAGCAGAGGGCCATATGAGGGTGGCAAAAAAGAGAcagaagggagagaaagagggagagagagagagagcattccAGCagacgttctctctctctctctctgatgaaGGTAGAGAGGAGGCAGGACAGCCCTCACCAGGCCCAGACCACCGCGTGGAGCCACATGCCTCTCTTGATAAAGTATTTACAACTGGCTTTCACCACCTACTGGAACGAATATTCCATTATCAGCTGATAAAAACCCCCttctgcacacactcacacacgcacacacacacttctgaatacacacactcacacacacactcacacacgcactttcctgaatccacccactcacacacacactcttatcaACTGGGTGGCCCTCCTGGGCACGAGTGCTAGTGTGGGACCCTCTCACGCACTGCCGCAGTCTCAGGCTCTCGGCTGTGACCGTGTCCTTCCCCACATCCGCCCCCCACACGTTCACATTAGCCAGTTACGGCGTGTCCTCACGCTGCAGCCGCAGGTAACGCGGAGATCTTCAGAGGAAGCTTAATTCTAGTCACAGAGACTAGGACTAGGGACTACACAACAACACGGACAGTCACAGCACTTGCTGAATGCAAGGGCAGAATATCACCGGATgccaaacacacgcacacacatgatcaggcacacacacacacacacacacacacacacacacacaatgaaacaTATCTCTTAAGTCATTATTTGTATAAAAACAGTCAAGTAAATTAAATGAATCTTTTAAGAATTGAACACAAATGATTTACTTTTGAGTGCATTACCAACAATTATTGCTATTATACTAACACAAAATATTAGCCTAGAAGtacaaaaatgaacaaaatactGTTGAGTGATCTTTAAAAAAATAGataaaatgagtaaaaaaaatatatctatatatatatatttcatttgTCTTTAAAAGATACCTTGTTTTTTTATGAATTATTTGGACTATTatgattgttgttgttattattattattattattattgttattattattattattgtaaatgtTCTAAAGTGTACACATCCCATGGGTTTGTTGGAATGCTGGGAGCAGTCAGCATCCTCTCTTCTCTTGCCTTTCATTCTCTCATCTTTTctcctctttcattctctcctgTCTTCTCTGCTCTTTCCGTCATTGTCTGTgtgcctctgtctcttcctcaccGTCTTTCACCCGCGTTGATTTTTTTGTAGTCTCCACGTTGCTGTTGATAGAGCTAACTGTGTTTCTTTATAGAGGAAAGATACTGAGCACGATAAATAAAACACTTGAAGAACCTTCTGTCAATGGCTTGTCTTACTGCTTTAGAGAAAGTCCTTATAAACtggtgagtgaaagagagagggagagagagggagggagggagggagtgagaggacgaggtagaggtggaggtcTTGCGAGTGATCGATGCGTTTACAGGTGGCAATAAAACGGAGgatgggagggggcggggcatttaAATCAGGTGAGGCTGCAGTACTGAGAGATAAAATGAACACTAGATGAAAGAATGAATATAGAAGCACTTGATGAATCATAAAGATGATGGGGAGAACAAAGAGAACCACCcagttctctccctctctccccctctctgtctctccatctctcccccctctctctctctctctctctctgtgtgtagaAACTGCACCATAACACCACCCGTTGTTTCCATGCAATCAATATGCGATTTTGTCGTAAAGATGGTGGGAATATTTATTGCCCTGCAAGTTTGGAATGTAAAAGCTGGCGTAGGCCTCCGCGTTGCCGCTGATCGATGCGTTTGTCCTCCGGCGACGCTGGAGAGCGCGGCAGAAGGCCTGTCGACGAGAGTGATCGTCACGCGCTGAACGTGGGCGGCCGCCACGTGTCTGAACCCGGCCTCCAGCGCATCCATCAACCGCCCGAGACACGTGTGCCGGAAAGTTCCATGTAACCGGCACCATAAGTGCCTCGTACCGCACGAGCGGCCAGACGGAGCCCCGCTCTTGGGCACGGAGAGTGCTGCAAAAATAGACACAAAAACATCAGCAACCTGACCACTCTGCACGTGGAGAGTCCCGCACGGCTGGGTCACCTCGGCTTCGGGACGCTTGTATAAGCCTGTGGTATTTTTCTGTTCATTTTGAGGCAATTCGAGCCTGAAGCAGCTCAACCTGAGCAGATGGCAGTTCTGAGGCTACGGTGACCTGAGCCTCAGGCAGCGATGTCCTGGGCAGACGTCTGGGGCCGCGGGGCCGCGCGCTCCGGAGCGAACCTCGTGCACAGCAGCTCGGTCGTGAGGGAAACGCTCTGCGTCGGACCAAACAGCAAcatccagccaatcacagccaaAGGCCCCAATCGAGCGTAGACACACCGCTAGGCCTAGCGTGGCCAACCACTTCACCGAAGAAGAAAGACTTTCAAAGAGAGAGAAACGTGAACAGCTGAGACGACGCTACAGACGAAAAGGGAACACCTTTCGTGGCCGGGAGATGTGAAACGTGTGGACCAAAGGGTGTCTGGGCTAGAGATCTCACACATGAAAgcgcgagagagagcgagcagggCTAAACGAACAGACGCTCGCGTGCGATTTGAACATCAGATGGCCGTTGCTTCGCTAACTCTCACGCCAGCAGGCAAATAGAAGAAAGCAATTAGGGGAACTATGCGTTTTATTCACGCTGTGCTTAGGAAATACTTGTTTAATCAAATCACGATGAAGCCTGCACAACTGAGAGGTTAATTGTGTTGGATACAATATTGAGGCCTCTCCGGCTAGATATTATTGTTATAGTAGGTTTAATTAAACATAGCCGGATCAGCGCTCATCAGTCTACGGTGCATGTAGCCTGTAAATCTCGCTTTAGCGTGAGATTAGGACAATGCCGTTATTAATACTGGAGGTGGTTGTCAAGGGAATAATAATTTGGCTATTTCAGCTAACTGACTGGAAAATTGCAATTATTCTGAATAGCTGAGAAAGAATGAGCCTGTCATTTTCATACGGTGGCACGGTGAACAATTACAAACAGTGCTGTTGTGACAAGGCTGAGTGAAATCTCACTGCCATTGCTTTACACGTCTACAGGTATTTTGCCGTTCGGTGTAGGACGAGTTGGACAGAACTCCTTCAGGGGCCCCAATGGCTTCAGTTTTGAGGAGGTGGTCGTCTCTTGGGATGGGGGGGTCCCGGGCAGGCAGGCTCCTTCACCGACCGCAGCGTGTGCCGGGCTGAACAGGAGCGGCGGGACCAGGGCGTAGGCCTGGAAGAGGAAGGTGGCCACGGAGGTGGCCCAGACGGGGCTCCGGCTGGCGGGGGCGAGGAGACGCAGGGCGTGGGTGGCGTGGAGGGGCAGGCACAGGAGGACCAGGAGCGAGACGGACAGGGCCAGACGGCGGGAGCGGGCTGGCCTTGTCTTCCGCGGCTCGGCCGGGTCGTGGGCCGCCCGCCGCGGCCTCGTGCGTGCTAGGTCCAGGAAGACGGCCAGCAGGACGAGCAGCGGGACGAGGAACACGGCGACGGCGTAGACCCCCACGAGGAAGAGCGAGCTGAGGACGGCGTCTGGGGCGCACACGGCCCAGTGGTCGCCGTGGATCTCCTCGTAGGTGAAGTTACGCAGGTCCTCCACCAGGAACTTGGAGAGGAACCCGGCGTAGGGCAGGTATCTGCCGATGACGGAGCGATCCTGGGCGTGCGGGGTCTTTATGGGAGGCTGGGGCGAGGAGGAGTTAGGCCAGCCGTCCAACCCAAGCCCCACCGAGCCCCAAGCGTTCGCAGAGTCAGACACGATGAACTGGGAGAAGGCCGTGACCACAGAGAAGACCCAGACGAGGAGGACCAGACACAGGGCCTGCCGACGGGTAACCAGGTGCACGTATCTGGAGGAACCACGAACACAAGATGGATCACGTTATCCTGGACCAAACAGTACTGAGCATTCATTAGGAATCGTTTATCAAATAACCACATTTTCTGATTGTTCAGTTCGGTGCCTGATGTTAATGCAGTTAACAAGTAAAGGAAGTCTATCTCACTCAAAATACACGACTTACAAACCCAGAAAAACATCTGGTTCAAAATGGCTGCCCTAGTCCGTTAATTGTGTCCATCGTGCCCCGCGTCTAAGGTGAAGAGAGCCTAGCTGGTGCCTCACCTGCGTCCCAGACGCCACTTCAGGTGAGCGTCGATGGTGAGCAGCAGCTGTAGCCCCACTGTGAACTGcctcaccagcagggggcagcacaccAGCGTGATGCACACGTACAGGCACTGCGGGCTCCTCAGGTTCAGGATCACGTCCACGGGTATGGCCACGGCCGCCCCGATCGCCCCGGCCCAGCCCAGGCAGCGCATCAGACACCCCGACACTCCGCCGGTTTCCACAGCCGTCCCGCAAGTCCCGCACAGCCTGATGCTGACGCCGATCACGGCGGCGGACACCACGCT
Coding sequences within:
- the LOC143508114 gene encoding uncharacterized protein LOC143508114; this encodes MQPTWFFSLAQSVVSAAVIGVSIRLCGTCGTAVETGGVSGCLMRCLGWAGAIGAAVAIPVDVILNLRSPQCLYVCITLVCCPLLVRQFTVGLQLLLTIDAHLKWRLGRRYVHLVTRRQALCLVLLVWVFSVVTAFSQFIVSDSANAWGSVGLGLDGWPNSSSPQPPIKTPHAQDRSVIGRYLPYAGFLSKFLVEDLRNFTYEEIHGDHWAVCAPDAVLSSLFLVGVYAVAVFLVPLLVLLAVFLDLARTRPRRAAHDPAEPRKTRPARSRRLALSVSLLVLLCLPLHATHALRLLAPASRSPVWATSVATFLFQAYALVPPLLFSPAHAAVGEGACLPGTPPSQETTTSSKLKPLGPLKEFCPTRPTPNGKIPVDV